A window from Labrus mixtus chromosome 14, fLabMix1.1, whole genome shotgun sequence encodes these proteins:
- the dpagt1 gene encoding UDP-N-acetylglucosamine--dolichyl-phosphate N-acetylglucosaminephosphotransferase, which yields MPANMSPVPVLPLVINCFMSALGCMATLKLIPAFKDHFISARLYGVDLNKTTKKEVPESQGVISGTVFLIILFCFIPVPFLSCFVGDQCTGFPHNEFVQLIGALLAICCMIFLGFADDVLNLQWRHKLLLPTMASLPLLMVYFTNFGNTVIVVPKPFRVLLGLHLDLGILYYVYMGMLAVFCTNAINILAGINGIESGQALFISGSIIIFNLVELGGDFRDDHVFSLYFMIPFFFTTLALFYHNWYPASVFVGDTFCYFAGMTFAVVGILGHFSKTMLLFFIPQVINFVYSLPQLFHVVPCPRHRLPRLNPETGKLWMSYSKFKRKDLSKLGHLVLQVAELLKLLEVRRAQEGDDEFIECNNMTLINLVLKLLGPTHERNLTAIMLIIQVMGSVAAFGIRYHLVRLFYDV from the exons ATGCCTGCAAACATGTCACCTGTACCTGTCCTACCACTGGTGATCAACTGCTTCATGTCTGCATTAGGCTGCATGGCCACATTAAAACTCATTCCTGCTTTTAAAGACCACTTCATCTCAGCCAGACTGTACGGAGTGGACCtcaacaaaacaaccaaaaaggaagt TCCGGAGTCCCAGGGAGTCATCAGTGGGACGGtcttcctcatcatcctcttctGCTTCATCCCAGTGCCTTTCCTCAGCTGCTTCGTTGGAGATCAGTGCACAGGATTCCCTCACAATGAG TTTGTGCAGCTGATCGGAGCACTTCTGGCCATCTGCTGCATGATCTTCCTGGGCTTTGCTGACGATGTCCTGAACCTGCAGTGGAGACACAAGCTCCTTCTTCCCACCATGGCGTCCCTGCCCCTGCTCATGGTCTATTTTACTAACTTCGGAAACACGGTCATTGTAGTTCCCAAGCCCTTCAGAGTCCTGCTCGGACTTCACTTGGATCTGG GTATTCTCTACTACGTTTATATGGGAATGCTCGCAGTATTCTGCACAAATGCCATAAACATCCTTGCAGGCATCAATGGCATCGAATCGGGTCAAGCGCTGTTCATCTCCGGctccatcatcatcttcaaCCTTGTTGAGCTCGGCG GAGATTTCCGTGACGACCATGTGTTCTCACTCTACTTCATGATACCTTTCTTCTTCACTACATTAGCGCTTTTTTACCACAACTG GTACCCCGCGTCTGTGTTTGTGGGAGACACTTTCTGCTACTTTGCCGGGATGACGTTCGCTGTAGTCGGCATCTTGGGTCACTTCAGTAAAACAATGCTACTGTTCTTCATTCCCCAAGTGATTAACTTTGTCTACTCATTGCCTCAGCTTTTTCACGTCGTTCCCTGCCCGAGACATCGGCTCCCCAG GCTGAATCCAGAGACGGGCAAGCTGTGGATGAGCTACTCTAAATTCAAAAGGAAGGACCTTTCTAAATTAGGACACCTCGTTCTGCAG GTGGCAGAGTTATTGAAGCTGCTGGAGGTGCGGCGCGCCCAGGAGGGAGACGATGAGTTTATTGAATGCAACAACATGACTTTAATAAATCTGGTTCTGAAATTACTCGGCCCCACTCATGAGAGAAACCTCACAGCCATCATGCTTATCATCCAG gtGATGGGCAGTGTGGCGGCTTTCGGGATCCGTTATCATCTGGTGCGTCTCTTCTACGACGTGTAG